atatcatcatattaagtttattttttctttaaataactcacatgtatgcataaaaattagtctacgaccttataaatactaattatttattatatatagataccgaattttcagatccgaactcacacttataaatcgaattatacacgtacgtatgccgttccgaattactgacgaatcacgttccgttgaccgaattttggaccgcaTTTGGGTTTTACAAaatcgtataatactcgtacgtttgcagttccgtacgtttgccgaatcccgaattgctaactagggtttgTACATACTTCATACATATAGTGGACAGCTTTAGAGAAAATATATAAAACCCACAAATCTTTATTACCCCACTAACCTAACAACAGGTTCCTGTTCCTTTTTTTGTAATCTTAGCAGACTGTTCTCTATATTTCTAATATATTCTCTAGTGTAAATAAAGATTCATTCTTTTTATGAAATTAAGAGAAAAGGAGAGATTAACATACTGGAGACTTGCAGGTTTGCTACATCGaacacaagacaagcttgacaaTGATTGAACAATCCCTTCTCCTTGCATATCTCCAATTAGAAATCAAAACTTTTTTAGCTTTTTCTACACAAACAAAAAGAATATCAATATCATCAAACCCATGTTTCAATATTAATAATAAACCATGATTGTAATGGAAATTAATGAAATCTAAAAAAGGGTTTAGTTTTGAGAGTTACCTGATGAATTTTATGGAGAGAAAGGAGAAAGGGTTTAAGGAGcagcaaaaaaaaattcagaacagAAGATTTTATACCAAGACTAGTAACCAGGCCATTATGTAGTTAGGGTCTGGAAGAAGGATGAAATTGAGAATGACTCAATCTTTAAGGGGtctttatttgttccttttgggTCCAAGTTAATTTGATATTTACCCCTTGACAACAAATATTTGAATTGAAGTCCAATTCATTGTTTGACTTGGACTTAAGGCTCTCTCCGGAAGTCAACTCTGAAGGGGGGTATCACTGTCATTCTACGCGCCCTGTGGATCACACACACACCTATCTCTGTTGAGATTCAGGTGCAAGTAAAACTTAAACCCCAAAAAATCAGCTGACTCCCAGCTGCTGAGCAATCGAATAACTGCGGCGACGTGCAATTACTAAATCATCATTTCAATTCCATCGAAATCACAGGTACAAAATTCTTGAGCATATGCATTTCTTTTGAATTAGCTTTTATTTTCCTAAGATTTATACTCTAAGGGTTTTATTAGTTGCTTTCTAGAATTTGTGGCTTGTTGATTCTATtcgtaatcttttttttttttttaattgtagaAAATTTGCTAAGATTTCTTACTTGATTGAACTATTTGTACATCTCTTTTGATGTTGTTGGAAATGTCTAAGAGAAGAAAAAACTGATTTTAAGTTGTTAGTTCAGTTTTTCAATATTTGAAATACTGGATCGAGATCTAAATATCGGGGAAATGAGTTTAGTCAATATCGAAAATCCATCATTTCTCAAGAAGCAAAGAGTTTATTGTACCTAATTGAGTTTTATATGAAACTGCAGATAGCATCCTGGGAGAAAAAAAGCTGTGTGGATTGGATTCTTGAGTGTGAGGTAGCATTTTAATCGCTGTTTTGCAACATCATTTTATTCAATCTTACAGTGTAGTCTAAAATAAAGTTAGTATGGGAGGTTACCTAGTTAGTATACTAAGACCTCTTAATCAAAGTAGCTTAATCAAAATTTGTTGGTTCTCCTCGGGTGCAAACATTTCTAGTTTATCATGTCGTAATCAAGTGCCATGTAGTTTGATGTCAGAATTGCTTAGAGCAAGCTATTCTTCTTCTAACATGTTTTATTTATCGTCAAGGAACTGTTcacattgcctaaatcagatcttTTGATCACTGTAAAGGATGATTCACACATATAAATGCATTGTGTTGTAGATATTAAAATGCATTCAAATGCAGGTGCTGTAGAACTACCTGCCATGTATCTCACTAGGAAACCGAGAAGTTGCAGATATAACTTTGGTGTCTTGTTGATGTGGTTGGTGATATATGCAAAGAGATGTGAACTCAGAAAACAAAATATACAGAAATAACAGTTGCTGATAGATCTTAACTTTTTAGCTACCTGATTAATAAGGACACTCGACCTTCTAGATATTTCCATGTCGGACAGCCAGGTGCCTCTTGGACACTTCGACGGGTACTTGAACATGATTAGAGTTAGGTCTCGGTCATTATCCCTGTGTATGCTTGCACATGGTTTTGTTTGGCCATAATATATTAAGGTTATAAGATAATGTCCTGCTTATTCAGCACTTCTAGATTTAGGATAACATTATTTCTGAAATATAAAGCAACATAAAGCACATAGTTACCAAGTCATCTAGCATGTGTCATTGCGATCATGTCTGAGTTTCTGCCTTTTCTCGCTCTCCGTATCTGATACCGGCACATGTAACGGTGTCATTGTTACATACCATTGGATGCGGAATACCTTCTTCTGAATTGCATGTTAGTTCTAAACCTATCAAAGgagcagtttcttcttcttcttctgtactTTTTTTGAAGTATAGTTGCTATCTCGAACTCATAGAATTAATCAATTTCCTAGCAGACCTAGCCTCTAATTTTTATTGGATGCTGGGTTTAGTTCATTGAAATATCATGCACTTCGTTGAGAGGCACTTCTTAAGTTTGTTTTAATAAGCGGCATATATTTCTATGTAGAAACACACAAAATTTGATGAGTGGGGCTTCAACATCCGGCAGTCTCCGAGCAGCTTTATCCCACTGTGTACAACAAGTCCGAAAATATGATTACCACCATTACCTATGCCTCCTCCAACTCTCCCCTGAGATGCGGAAAGCTGCATTTCCCCTACGTGCTTTCAACGTAGAAACTGCTAAGGCCATGGATGTTGCCTCTGATCCAAGAATCGGTCTTATGCGTCTCCTGTGGTGGCAGGAAGCCATAGACAAAATTTATTCCCACAAGAAGATTGAACACCCCATAGCCCAGGCCTTATCTTCTATAATCTCTGAACACAAAATCAGCAAAAGTTGGTTAAAGAGGTCTGTTGAAGCCCGAATTAACGATGCAAGAAGGGAAGTAGATGAAATTCCAGAAACGATGGAAGAGCTTGAAAAATATGCTGAGGACACTGTTTCCACAGTCCTGTACATGACTCTTCAAGCAGGAGGAATTAGGTCGACATCAGCGGATCATGCAGCTTCACATATAGGGAAGGCAAGCGGCCTTCTTCTGCTCCTACGTTCATTACCTTACCATTTTAGTCGTAATCCTCAGATTCCTTATATACCGGTTGAAGTGGCATCGAAGCACGGATTGTTAGTTAACGAGGGAGGTCAAAGGATGATGAGGTCGGATTTTCGCGAAGGTTTACCTGATGCAGTTTTTGAGATGGCTTCAGTTGCTAATACTCATCTACAGAAGGCTCGGGAATTGGCAAAGACAGTGCCTGCAGAAGCTCTTCCTGTTTTACTTCTTGCTGTCCCTGCACAAGTTATGTTGGATTCACTACGGAAAGTACATTTTGATGTGTTCGACCCTAAGTTGACCAGAGGGGTTCTGGGTATTTCTCCATTAGGGTTTCAGTTAAAGCTAAAGTGGAACTCGTGGAGAAAGACATATTGATGCTTCGAAAATTCAGGTATGAGTTTGTCCTTTAGCCTCATAAAAATCAGTGAAGAATTCCCGTGCATGGATATAACCCTAATGTTACTTTAAAATGCATGAGAAAAACTTGATTCTCAAATTATATTTTGACACTCTGACTTACTTTAACTCTGGCCACAACTCTGGCCATGAAATAAGAGAGAAAAACTTGATTCTCAAATTATATTTTGACACTCTGACTTACTTTAACTATGGCCATGAAATAAGAGAGAAACGCACAGATTTACTGCCCCAAATTTTATATACTACTTTTTATAAAGTAAAATTTTATTATTAGAAAGTTAAGGATACATTTAGTGAGTTGCATAAAAGCCCAGACGTCTTACTTTTTACTTGTTTACCCTAGTCATCATTCATTGATAGAGCTTGCTAATATTTTACATTGTAGCCAGCTTTCTATGAACCCCTAGTTAAATGCTGGTTGAAAAAGGTATACCAGTATCAGGTAACCATGTATCCCCTTGTATAAACCTACCTACAGTAAATGGTGCCACGTCGCTTTCTCGATTCAACACATGAAAACCAGGCCAGTTCACTCTATTACTAGTAGAAGCGCCAACTCCAGAATTCATATATTCACCATAAAACAACGTTGAAAGTGCAAAATCACCTCTCCATTCTTTCCACCCTTTTGGATCAATCAACCCATCAAGATCTGTTTTGAAAATCACAGTCCTTGAATACTTCTTCCATGGTCTACCTAAATAGCTCTTAAACATGCTTTTCACTGTTCTGAAATCCGAGTCAGGTATAACACGCGATCCATGTATTGATATCCCGGTGTTCTCATTTGGGTCATCTCTTCCTTGTGCAGTTATCATGATTCCATGACCATGCAGCGGTTTTCTCACAAAAATGTTGCAGTTTTGAAGTACCGCAGCGGCATTTCCAAAGATGTAATCCACTGTACCGTAAATATCGCAGTCACGGTAGAACTGTCTTTGCGAGTGGAGTAAAAGTGTCTTGGTAACCTCTGAAGCTACACCTGTAGAAAGCCGATAAATCTGATGATACTCTTAAAGCCACTGCTTGCTCTTTTGCAGGTCCTGCTGTGTTCTCAAATGTCATGTCTCTTGCCCAAAATCCATCTCCAGATACACCTTCAAGCGCCATTAGAGTAGAATTAGTAGTGCTGTTTACATGATCCATTAAATGTGGTAGAACATATCATTGTTGTATGTTAGTAATTACCAAAAGTGGCTGAGCTGAAGGTAGTTGCTCCATCTATCACATTCTTGTTGCCAGTAACAACTGTTTTGTCGATTCCGTCACCAACAAACATTACATTTTTCATGCCTTTGTCAACCTCCACATTCTCACTGTAAACTCCTGATTTTACGTAGATCACCACTCTTGGAGGTTGGCCCTGGTCCCGCCTCTGGCGGCGTAGTGCAGCCACGGCTTCATTAATGGTTTTGAAATTGCCGGATCCATCTTTTGCAACAACAAAATCAGCCTTTGCAGTTGATGCGTCCCATGTTGCCAGGAGTCCTTTGTTTTGGCCTAACTTTGGTCTCCACATTGTGCCATCTGTTGCATTAATACACCAAAACTTTCACCTAATTTTACCTTTCTGAAATCTTGTCATACTATAAACAACTGTCTAGTTACTAATGCATCAGGGAACTAACAATAAAACAAACTGCACAATTTTTGACACTTATCCTGATCAAGTAATTTTGAGGAGCAACTTACTCTTCGTGGCGTTTCGTAATGCATACAAAGCCAAAGCCCTACTAAACAGGGAAGTCAAATTCTGATGAGAAGTAACCAATTCAAGATCAGATTGTACAAGATTACGACTGATATTCATCTCATGATAATGTTGAAGGCCATCCAAGCAAGTTCTGTGACTAGTTACGGCTCCGCTCAACCATGTCCTCGCATCGTCATTGTTCCCATACTTTCCTGACAAACGTCGAAGTCGAAACTCACTGTCTTCATAAAGTTTAACACAATCACTCAAAGCTACACTTAGACCACCACTGTTGAGGCCGGTTTGATTTGCTGCAACTTGGTTATTCATCAAAGCGTCGGAACTCCGAACCCTCTGTATAATATCCATAACCATCTCATGAACGGTTTGAACCGTTTGTTTCATCTCCAGCTCTAGAGAGTTTGGAAAACGATATTTGGTTCCTTCACAAGCTCCTTTCTCTTGTTTGCACGATGCCTCATTACTGCTAGCTAAGATTACTACTAAAAGGAAAAACAGAGTGGAAAGCCAAGAACTAGACATTTTCTGTGCAAGAGATTTGCTAAGTCTGCAATGCATGCATGAATGATTGAGGACTTTGGGTTCACTGCTTCTATTTAAAGCATATTTTTAAGTTTAAACCACATTGAGTGGACAGTTGTAGTAGCCAAGTGGCATTAGTGTTCTATCAACATATATACATTGCTATAACTTAATTGCTGGGGTTggattaaattttaattaatgagcaaacaaaatgaaaataCAAATAGGCCTTTAATGTGTTTCTTTACGTGTTTAGAAACTAGAATCTCATGCATGAATGAGATGGCAAGATTGCGAGAGCTACGTGTTATGATTCTTGATGTCTGTAACGCTGTGttcttggtttttgtttttttgagttCTCGTTTATCCATATATATCTCTGTATATTGATGAACAAAGGACACATAGTTTAAATTACAAGAACGAACGACCAAAAATGCTAAACTCAAATTATGCCTTTGTGACCCAAGACCTACCTTTACCTTTGATAAAAACCTGACATTATATCAGGGGGGAGCCAGGTTTGTAAGAAGGTAGTGCAAAGATGCTGCACAAGCTGTATAGGGGTGTTAAATGGCTTAGGAATCTTTTTTATGATGGAAAAAAGGTCAAAATGGGAACAAATGGGCTTGAGAGCCAGCTGGGTGAGTGTGTAACTGCGTACCCATGCTTTAAGCTGTGGTGGGGGATTACCGATTCGGGACCCTATCCGAGCTTCCAACAAGCTGATACCACCCTTACATATtacatattatatatatatatatatactaggtatcatCTACGGCCCTTCGATACTTACGGGTAGCGGGACATATACCCAGCGTGGTTAGGTTAGTGTCAAATTAAGCAAAGTTCAATTTCTTTCATTATTAGGGCATGTCATGTCAATATATGCAAAAACATCGACAAACCTAATGCAACAATTTTATGAACATTACTTGTACACTTGGCAATTTTCAAGAAATAGTTTTGTACATATTCAAATTTCAGTGTACATGTTTTctgaaaaaatcatctccaactgCATTGCACAAAAATAGAAGTAGAACTAGAACCCATCAATCACCTACTATTATATAAAACTTTCAAATGAAATCAGAATTAATGGTGTAGATCTGGTTTTTTCCAACATCAACCTCCTTTGGTATCGTTGCCTCATCTCCCAATCATATCCTTTTGACTAACTTATATCAAGATTCAAAGTTGAACTTGAACCCTTAACCTTCTTGATTAAGTTCATGTGCCTTTGGCTTTATGCAGTAAACACATACTTATCCAAAATATATCTTGTCAGATACGTCTCAACACAATGGAAAATTATACTCTCCACATCACTTTATTTCTTGGTCTTGACCTCATCTCCACATTGTAACAAAACAAATCCAGCTACGAAACATCTTAGGTTTCTAACTGAGTTTTGTCTATGAAGAAATCTGTAGATTGCAATGATTCCTATTGAAGTTAAATACCTAACGGCTAACTTCCGTCCCATCTAAAGATCTGTTGCATGTGATGCATTGCAACGGCATTTCGTGTCTTATCATTGTAATTTCAAGATTAGTGGATTAGTACTAAGACAAAAAAGATAGTAGTTAACATGTAGGCCAACTTAAATATCGTTTTGAGTGAATACAATCAATTTTTGTTACGATACAACTACATTTTAGTTTTGCGATGTTTGAAGCTGGTAGTGGTCCGTCAAATTTTTTAACAATACAATCACTATGAGCGAAAACAATGCACGGTATATCAAAAGAGATCACTAAAATTGTGTATCATTCTTTTATGCTCAGGCTCATATATGTATATTAAAAACTTGttttcccaaattcaaaattaaaattagggtGCCAGCAATCTAAATCACGAAATCTTCTTCAGCTCAAAAACATGAGGtggcaacaacaacatcatcactaCCAATGCTAGAGAAGAACCAAGGCATAGCTTAGGAAAACAAAAAGGCGTGTCAAATTTCTTAGCTAATTGTTGTATTAGGAAATTCGGTAATAAAGGTTAGGTAACAAACTTCCAGTTAAATCAGGAAGTCCGTAATAATGGTCAGCTATGCTAAACAAATCTGTAGTCAAGGTTAGCCGTGTTTAGGTATGTTGATGTCGGGCCAAGGCATAGTCTTTACCGTCCCTCTGTGTTAAGAATTATGATTGATGCTCGGATTTGTCCCAAAGACAAACTTACGAATCGGTCAATCCCTGCCGTTCACGACCCATTTTCAATGGTCGGATCTGTCCAAAGACAAACACCTTTCTTCCTTATAATATagaatttttgttttttgatcgCCAAACGTAATGGAATTAAAGACACACAAGCAGGCAAGAACAACTAAAGAAAAGCACAAAATTCCAAGAAAAAGCATCACAAAAACAAATAGATAAAGTAAAAGAAATTCTAAGCTAGCAAGATGCATCAAACTTATATACTAAAGAAAGTTTCAGTCGCTGGAATGAGTACTAAAAGAGAACAACATCAACTATCAAGGAGGAATCTCATCAACCTCCCCAATAATTAAGCCGGCATGATTTTCCACAATACCGCTAAGCATTTTTTAGCGATCTTCTTCGAAGACGGAAAATTAAACCCCATTATAGAACCCATGTCACTGAGACTAATTGCTGAGATTTTGTTTGGATCTGTAAAGGATCTAGGCATAGATTTCCTTTATGTGCTCAAAGAGCCATTAGGGAAGAAACCCGTAGCTTTAGATTTTAAACTTAATctatttgaaaccaaaaatggttccGACGAGGACGGTTT
The nucleotide sequence above comes from Papaver somniferum cultivar HN1 chromosome 8, ASM357369v1, whole genome shotgun sequence. Encoded proteins:
- the LOC113306525 gene encoding NADH dehydrogenase (ubiquinone) complex I, assembly factor 6-like, producing the protein MSGASTSGSLRAALSHCVQQVRKYDYHHYLCLLQLSPEMRKAAFPLRAFNVETAKAMDVASDPRIGLMRLLWWQEAIDKIYSHKKIEHPIAQALSSIISEHKISKSWLKRSVEARINDARREVDEIPETMEELEKYAEDTVSTVLYMTLQAGGIRSTSADHAASHIGKASGLLLLLRSLPYHFSRNPQIPYIPVEVASKHGLLVNEGGQRMMRSDFREGLPDAVFEMASVANTHLQKARELAKTVPAEALPVLLLAVPAQVMLDSLRKVHFDVFDPKLTRGVLGISPLGFQLKLKWNSWRKTY
- the LOC113306526 gene encoding uncharacterized protein LOC113306526 encodes the protein MHCRLSKSLAQKMSSSWLSTLFFLLVVILASSNEASCKQEKGACEGTKYRFPNSLELEMKQTVQTVHEMVMDIIQRVRSSDALMNNQVAANQTGLNSGGLSVALSDCVKLYEDSEFRLRRLSGKYGNNDDARTWLSGAVTSHRTCLDGLQHYHEMNISRNLVQSDLELVTSHQNLTSLFSRALALYALRNATKSKLLLKIT